The Megalobrama amblycephala isolate DHTTF-2021 linkage group LG13, ASM1881202v1, whole genome shotgun sequence genome contains a region encoding:
- the yrdc gene encoding yrdC domain-containing protein, mitochondrial, whose translation MVFSRFIRPISALLNISSHTRRKPFKSVSMCKELKTRVLRISAQNSQEWTEVLSATVTALKAGQVVAVPTDTIYGLACVAQNSSAVHRVYDIKGRNGDKPLAICVGEIQDIYRFCKVSVKEELLSDLLPGPVTLVLERSATLNADLNPFTKLIGVRIPDHPFMRRLCQMCGEPLALTSANVSAQTSTVAVNEFEDLWPSLAVVVDGGPIGDKSRLGSTVVDLSVCGRYRIIRPGCALSATVKVLEGKYGLLEDPVNQ comes from the exons ATGGTCTTCTCCAGGTTTATTCGTCCGATCAGCGCACTGTTGAATATCTCCTCGCACACACGCAGAAAGCCCTTTAAGAGTGTCAGCATGTGTAAAGAGCTGAAGACGAGAGTCCTGCGGATTTCAGCTCAAAACTCACAGG AGTGGACGGAGGTCCTGAGCGCCACAGTGACGGCTCTGAAGGCCGGGCAGGTCGTGGCTGTTCCCACTGACACCATCTACGGTCTGGCCTGTGTGGCTCAGAACTCCTCGGCCGTCCACAGAGTTTATGACATCAAGGGCAGGAATGGAGACAAACCGCTAGCCATCTGTGTCGGAGAAATACAGGACATATACAG GTTCTGTAAGGTGTCTGTGAAGGAGGAGCTGCTCTCAGATCTGCTGCCTGGACCCGTTACACTAGTTCTGGAAAGATCCGCCACACTGAACGCTGATCTCAATCCTTTCACTAAG CTCATAGGGGTCCGTATCCCAGACCACCCGTTCATGAGACGCCTCTGTCAGATGTGCGGCGAGCCGCTCGCTCTCACCAGCGCTAACGTCAGCGCTCAAACCAGCACGGTTGCTGTTAAT GAGTTTGAGGATTTGTGGCCCAGTCTGGCCGTTGTGGTGGACGGTGGCCCGATTGGAGATAAAAGCCGCTTGGGTTCGACAGTTGTGGATCTGTCCGTGTGTGGCAGATACCGTATAATTAGACCTGGATG CGCTCTCTCTGCTACAGTGAAAGTACTCGAGGGCAAGTATGGACTGCTGGAGGATCCTGTCAATCAATGA
- the LOC125244069 gene encoding E3 ubiquitin-protein ligase TRIM11-like, whose translation MASSSGPALNEELQCSICLEVFTDPVTTPCGHNFCRTCLIKCWTHTQTCFCPFCKETFSKRPDLKINTTLREVVQHFKEKLSLGESEGFCDICDERKQKAVKTCLTCQSSYCDSHLEPHRRVPRLNKHTLINAVENLEDYICQKHERPLELFCRDDQTCVCLFCTEGEHRTHNTVPLEEESREKKNQLVQTQTDIHQMIQDRMKKIQEIQHSVKLRKRNTEEEKSSSVELFTDLIHSFERCQSELLKMMEEQQKAAEKQAEDLINELQQEITELRKKNTELEQLSHIDDHLHILQMYSPLCSYPHTKNWTEIRIDSDVNVNSLHRALTQLKKTQETLNEKLSQTGLKWAQKYAVDVTLDPDTANPYLILSDNGKQVSHGDTEQDVPENPKRFSEGLCVLAKEGFSSGRFYYEVQVKGKTKWVLGVARESIDRKGGVTLSPEDGVWILGLTDDNEYIVCDNPSVSFPQSERPEKMGVFVDYEEGLVSFYDVGSSFHIYSFTGQNFTEKLYPYFNPADNDESKNSSPLVISPLS comes from the exons atGGCATCCTCCAGTGGTCCAGCACTTAACGAGGAGCTCCAGTGCTCCATCTGTCTGGAAGTGTTCACTGATCCAGTCACCACTCCATGTGGACACAACTTCTGCAGAACCTGCCTGATCAAGTGCTGGACGCACACACAGACCTGCTTCTGTCCATTCTGTAAAGAAACATTCAGCAAAAGACCTGATCTCAAGATTAATACAACACTCAGAGAGGTTGTGCAACACTTTAAGGAGAAGCTCAGTCTAGGAGAATCTGAGGGGTTCTGTGACATCTGTGATGAAAGAAAGCAAAAAGCTGTGAAGACCTGCCTGACATGTCAAAGCTCTTACTGTGACTCTCATCTGGAGCCTCATCGCAGGGTCCCACgtctaaacaaacacacactgatcaATGCTGTGGAAAATCTGGAGGATTATATATGTCAGAAACATGAGCGACCTCTGGAGCTGTTCTGCAGAGATGATCAGACATGTGTTTGTCTGTTCTGCACTGAAGGAGAACACAGGACTCACAACACTGTTCCTTTAGAGGAGGAGAGTCGAGAGAAGAAG AATCAGCTGgttcagacacagacagacattcATCAGATGATCCAGGACAGAATGAAGAAGATTCAAGAGATCCAGCACTCAGTAAAACTTAGAAAA AGAAACACAGAGGAAGAGAAATCATCCAGTGTTGAGCTCTTCACTGACCTGATCCACTCCTTTGAGAGATGTCAGTCTGAGCTGCTGAAGATGATGGAGGAACAGCAGAAAGCAGCAGAGAAACAGGCTGAAGATCTCATTAATGAGCTGCAGCAGGAAATCACTGAGCTGAGGAAGAAAAacactgagctggagcagctctCACACATTGACGATCATCTGCACATCCTACAG ATGTACTCACCCCTGTGCAGTTATCCGCACACCAAGAACTGGACTGAGATCAGGATTGACTCTGATGTGAATGTGAACTCGCTGCATAGAGCTCTGACACAactgaagaaaactcaagagaCACTAAATGAAAAACTCAGTCAAACTG GGTTGAAGTGGGCTCAGAAGTATGCAG TGGATGTGACTCTGGATCCTGATACAGCGAATCCATATCTCATCCTGTCTGATAATGGAAAACAAGTCAGTCATGGAGACACTGAGCAAGACGTCCCAGAAAACCCAAAGAGATTTTCTGAGGGTCTATGTGTTCTGGCAAAGGAGGGATTCAGTTCAGGGAGATTTTACtatgaggtgcaggtgaagggaaaAACTAAGTGGGTTTTAGGAGTGGCCAGAGAATCCATTGACAGGAAGGGGGGGGTCACACTGAGTCCTGAGGATGGAGTCTGGATTCTGGGTCTGACTGATGACAATGAATATATAGTTTGTGATAATCCATCTGTCTCTTTCCCTCAGAGTGAGAGACCTGAGAAGATGGGTGTGTTTGTGGATTATGAGGAGGGTCTGGTCTCTTTTTATGACGTGGGCTCCAGCTTTCATATCTATTCTTTCACTGGTCAGAATTTCACTGAGAAACTCTATCCATACTTTAACCCAGCCGATAATGATGAAAGTAAAAACTCAAGTCCACTGGTCATCTCACCGCTCAGTTAA